One segment of Cytophagales bacterium DNA contains the following:
- a CDS encoding GIY-YIG nuclease family protein, which yields MFYYVYVLRSKKDNNNYVGYTENLEKRLDVHNFGKVQSTRNRMPLELIYFEGCLNQQDATRREKYLKTAWGKRYINYTNYTN from the coding sequence ATGTTTTATTATGTTTATGTTTTAAGAAGTAAGAAGGATAATAATAATTATGTTGGTTATACTGAAAATCTGGAAAAAAGATTAGATGTTCACAATTTTGGAAAAGTTCAGTCTACAAGAAACAGAATGCCTTTGGAATTGATATATTTTGAAGGTTGCTTAAATCAGCAAGATGCAACAAGACGTGAAAAATATTTAAAAACAGCATGGGGTAAAAGATATATAAATTACACGAATTACACAAATTAA
- a CDS encoding T9SS type A sorting domain-containing protein, which translates to MKILLTSTILFLLIFIAPIYAQNSWTWQELNPMPEKVSNNAVAAAVKDSVTYVYSFMGIDSTKLWSGIHLKAFRYNTQTNVWDTIAPVPDNLTRIAASANTVKNKIYIIGGYHVYANNSEVSSNKIFIYDPQSDSYSQGVNLPVAIDDQVQVVWRDSLIFIITGWSNTGNVSSVQIYNPALDTIMQGTPVPNNNLYKAFGASGVIIGDTIYYCGGVEHSTWKNVNFLRKGVINPVDPSDITWTNPATNPGDKGYRMGAVVYGNTGFWIGGAGNSYNYDGIAYDGTGGVDPLDRIMAYHAKSQTWEVDTATPFSVMDLRNITQIDSNQYIIAGGMLPGQAVSNRAFLLTYTPPPVTGITSIKSADNIKVYPNPVNNTLQVNINGTVDNSTLKIELMDITGKILIDEKIAGAIITYQLNMREYATGSYFLRITNEKEQLINSYKIQKIN; encoded by the coding sequence ATGAAAATTCTATTAACTTCTACAATATTATTTCTGCTAATATTTATAGCACCAATCTACGCCCAAAACTCCTGGACCTGGCAGGAATTAAACCCGATGCCTGAGAAGGTAAGCAACAATGCCGTTGCTGCTGCAGTCAAAGACAGTGTTACCTACGTTTATTCTTTCATGGGGATTGACTCAACAAAACTCTGGTCAGGCATCCATCTTAAAGCATTTCGTTATAACACGCAAACCAACGTCTGGGATACCATCGCACCTGTTCCTGATAATCTTACCAGGATCGCTGCTTCTGCCAACACTGTAAAGAACAAAATATACATTATTGGAGGATATCATGTATATGCAAATAATAGTGAAGTATCTTCCAATAAAATATTTATTTATGATCCTCAAAGTGACAGTTATTCTCAGGGTGTAAACCTTCCGGTAGCCATTGACGACCAGGTGCAGGTTGTATGGAGAGACAGCCTTATATTTATCATTACAGGGTGGAGTAATACAGGAAATGTAAGCAGTGTTCAAATCTATAATCCTGCCTTAGATACTATAATGCAGGGAACTCCGGTACCTAATAATAATCTGTATAAAGCTTTTGGCGCTTCCGGAGTAATAATTGGTGATACTATTTATTATTGTGGCGGGGTTGAACATTCAACCTGGAAAAATGTAAATTTTCTGCGTAAAGGTGTAATTAATCCCGTTGACCCGAGTGACATAACCTGGACTAATCCTGCAACCAATCCGGGCGATAAAGGATACAGAATGGGAGCCGTAGTGTATGGAAATACAGGTTTTTGGATTGGAGGAGCGGGTAATTCTTATAATTACGATGGTATCGCCTATGACGGTACCGGTGGTGTAGATCCATTAGATAGAATAATGGCCTATCATGCAAAATCACAAACATGGGAAGTTGATACTGCAACCCCATTCAGTGTAATGGATTTGAGAAATATTACTCAAATTGATTCTAATCAATATATCATTGCCGGTGGTATGCTGCCGGGACAAGCGGTAAGTAACCGTGCATTCCTGCTCACCTATACACCACCCCCTGTAACGGGAATTACAAGTATTAAAAGTGCCGATAATATTAAGGTATATCCAAATCCTGTCAACAATACTTTACAAGTAAACATTAACGGTACTGTTGATAATTCAACCCTTAAAATCGAATTAATGGACATAACAGGAAAAATATTGATAGATGAAAAAATTGCCGGTGCTATTATTACCTATCAACTCAATATGAGAGAATATGCCACGGGTAGTTATTTTTTAAGAATAACCAACGAAAAAGAACAACTAATCAATTCATATAAAATTCAAAAAATCAATTAA
- a CDS encoding T9SS type A sorting domain-containing protein, whose protein sequence is MIVKSLILLLSFLPAFWLKALSQGFSEVSISAGINHQHINTERMGGGGAFFDYDNDGYPDIYLTGGEIRDMLYHNNGNGTFTEVGVAAGLSLTDSISTMGVITGDIDNDGYRDIFVTTWVDEHNLLFKNNGDGTFQEISASAGISDTAWSTAASFGDFNLDGFPDIYVVNYVDPSKPTTDDSGFYYVCSPNYLYMNNGNETFSEVASLYGVADTGCGLAIAFTNCDQDSDVDIYIANDFGAWVLPNSLYQNNFPSPDFSNVSVSSSMNDAIYGMGIAIGDYDEDGDLDYYVTNLGRNVLRNNQGNGLFIDLTDSAGVTNTYTDSNLFAVGWGTAFLDYDNDTYLDLFVANGHIPADSIIANAPSNPDVLYKNNGDATFTDVSVLLDVDDTSMARGFAYGDYDNDGDLDLLIMVADTGLTSSHALLYQNNNSNNNHWLKVKLQGTTNNRDAYGSLVRIISNGRNWIREIDGGSSHLSHHSTIAHFGLGIYTAVDTIEVTWPDGKSQFLSNIGVDTTILIVEDTAITGHTTQIRNLQFEIDCYPNPFTKHITISYHLNENTHIKLLVYDIMGKKIKSLADEFQSAGDHIIKWEGTNDKGINIRPGFYTCRIETNGMIINKKIIFLLR, encoded by the coding sequence ATGATAGTCAAGTCCCTAATTTTATTATTAAGCTTTTTACCTGCTTTTTGGCTAAAAGCTCTATCACAAGGGTTTTCCGAAGTAAGCATATCTGCCGGAATAAACCATCAGCATATCAATACAGAAAGAATGGGAGGGGGCGGTGCCTTCTTTGATTATGACAACGATGGCTATCCGGATATATATTTGACAGGCGGAGAAATACGGGATATGCTTTATCATAATAATGGCAACGGTACATTCACAGAAGTAGGAGTTGCTGCAGGGTTAAGCCTTACCGACAGCATAAGTACCATGGGCGTGATTACAGGAGATATTGATAACGATGGCTACCGCGATATTTTTGTAACAACCTGGGTAGACGAGCACAATTTATTATTTAAAAACAACGGTGATGGTACATTCCAGGAAATATCAGCATCAGCAGGTATATCTGATACTGCATGGAGCACGGCAGCATCTTTTGGGGATTTTAACCTTGACGGTTTCCCCGACATATATGTTGTAAACTATGTTGACCCTTCAAAACCAACAACTGATGATTCAGGATTTTATTATGTATGCTCTCCCAACTATCTGTATATGAACAATGGCAATGAAACTTTTAGTGAAGTAGCATCACTATATGGTGTTGCTGACACGGGGTGTGGGCTGGCTATAGCATTCACCAACTGTGACCAGGATAGTGATGTGGATATATACATTGCCAATGATTTTGGAGCGTGGGTCTTGCCCAATAGCTTATATCAAAATAATTTTCCCTCACCTGATTTCAGTAATGTAAGTGTAAGTTCATCTATGAATGATGCTATATACGGAATGGGCATTGCTATAGGAGACTATGATGAAGACGGAGACCTGGATTATTACGTTACCAATCTCGGAAGAAATGTTCTGAGAAATAACCAGGGTAACGGGCTCTTTATTGACCTGACCGATTCCGCAGGCGTTACAAATACCTATACTGATAGTAATTTGTTTGCAGTTGGCTGGGGTACTGCTTTCTTAGATTATGACAATGATACTTACCTTGATCTTTTTGTAGCAAACGGCCATATCCCTGCAGATTCCATTATTGCCAATGCTCCTTCAAATCCGGATGTTTTGTATAAAAATAATGGGGATGCAACATTTACAGATGTATCAGTTTTATTAGACGTAGATGATACAAGTATGGCAAGGGGATTTGCTTACGGAGATTATGACAATGATGGAGACCTTGATCTTTTGATAATGGTAGCAGATACAGGTTTGACGTCTTCTCATGCACTTTTATACCAAAATAATAATTCAAACAATAATCATTGGTTAAAAGTAAAACTTCAGGGTACAACAAATAACAGGGATGCTTACGGATCACTTGTAAGGATTATTTCAAATGGCCGCAACTGGATACGGGAAATAGATGGCGGCTCAAGTCATCTTTCACACCACAGCACCATCGCTCATTTTGGCCTGGGAATATACACGGCCGTTGATACTATTGAAGTCACCTGGCCCGATGGCAAAAGCCAGTTTTTGTCAAATATCGGTGTTGATACGACAATCCTGATAGTTGAAGATACTGCTATTACCGGCCACACCACCCAAATCCGAAATCTGCAATTCGAAATTGATTGTTATCCCAACCCGTTTACAAAACATATTACCATAAGCTACCATTTAAACGAAAATACCCATATTAAACTGCTGGTATATGATATAATGGGTAAAAAAATAAAAAGTTTGGCAGATGAATTTCAAAGTGCCGGGGACCATATTATTAAATGGGAAGGAACAAACGATAAGGGAATAAATATTAGACCCGGTTTTTATACCTGCAGAATAGAGACAAATGGGATGATAATAAACAAGAAAATAATATTTTTACTTCGATAA
- a CDS encoding DUF2911 domain-containing protein, whose amino-acid sequence MKKNLKIIWLMATAFTLNVSTIVAQDLPRPSPLAKVEQRIGLTDVSVTYSRPGVKERTIWGELVPYDEKWRTGANAATVLTFSHDVKVNGKDLTAGSYAFYTKPTKAEWTVYFNTETKSWGTSGYKTENDALTLTVKPEVNEMVESMRFTLENIKDNSADLVLAWEKIKIVLKIEVEFEKKAMENIEKAIEDASGKWRVLRSAANYCADNNTNLDKGMEWINESIELHESWYSYWVKADVQAAFGNKKEAIASAKKAIKLGEADAEKKDKEFTYRKQLDKAIEGWK is encoded by the coding sequence ATGAAAAAAAATCTGAAAATCATTTGGTTAATGGCAACTGCTTTTACTTTAAATGTTAGTACTATCGTTGCCCAGGATCTTCCACGTCCCAGCCCTTTGGCAAAAGTGGAACAAAGAATAGGCCTTACGGATGTAAGCGTCACTTATTCAAGACCAGGAGTAAAGGAAAGAACAATATGGGGAGAGTTGGTTCCGTATGATGAAAAGTGGAGAACGGGAGCCAATGCAGCTACTGTGCTAACCTTTAGCCATGACGTAAAAGTAAACGGGAAAGACCTGACTGCCGGCAGCTATGCTTTCTATACAAAACCAACCAAGGCCGAGTGGACTGTTTATTTTAACACGGAAACTAAATCCTGGGGAACCAGCGGGTACAAAACAGAAAATGACGCGTTAACTTTAACTGTAAAGCCTGAAGTTAATGAAATGGTAGAATCCATGCGCTTTACTCTTGAGAATATCAAAGATAATTCTGCTGATTTGGTTTTAGCCTGGGAAAAGATAAAGATCGTATTAAAAATTGAAGTAGAATTTGAGAAAAAAGCCATGGAAAATATTGAGAAGGCCATTGAAGATGCAAGTGGAAAATGGAGGGTATTGAGAAGTGCGGCTAATTATTGCGCTGATAACAATACCAACCTGGATAAAGGGATGGAATGGATCAATGAGTCAATAGAGCTCCATGAATCATGGTATAGCTATTGGGTTAAAGCAGATGTACAGGCAGCTTTTGGAAATAAAAAAGAGGCTATCGCAAGCGCTAAAAAAGCAATTAAGCTTGGAGAAGCCGATGCTGAAAAGAAAGATAAAGAATTCACCTATAGGAAACAGCTTGATAAAGCCATCGAAGGTTGGAAGTAA
- a CDS encoding TlpA family protein disulfide reductase yields the protein MKTTLKTTVVFLLLICLFSFRPPGLKKFPAIDVKTLDGQTINSKEIHQNNGKLTIIGIWATWCKPCFLELKTYHEHYPNWREETGVKIALVSVDEPRLKEKIKALVQKKGWEFEMYIDDKKELKQALKIINIPGTYLVNDAGDILYQHSSYSKGDENKLYKQIKKLSK from the coding sequence ATGAAAACCACATTAAAAACTACCGTTGTATTCTTGTTGCTTATATGTCTGTTTTCCTTCAGGCCACCAGGACTCAAGAAGTTCCCCGCTATTGACGTCAAGACATTAGATGGACAAACCATTAATTCCAAAGAGATTCACCAAAACAATGGGAAACTAACAATAATTGGCATTTGGGCAACCTGGTGTAAACCCTGTTTTTTGGAACTCAAGACTTATCATGAGCACTATCCGAATTGGAGAGAAGAAACGGGTGTAAAGATCGCTTTGGTATCAGTGGATGAGCCGAGGCTTAAAGAAAAAATCAAAGCATTGGTTCAAAAAAAGGGGTGGGAGTTTGAAATGTATATAGATGATAAAAAAGAGCTGAAACAGGCATTAAAGATCATCAATATACCAGGCACTTATTTAGTAAATGACGCAGGTGACATCTTATACCAACACAGTTCCTATTCAAAGGGGGATGAGAATAAGCTTTATAAGCAGATTAAAAAATTATCGAAGTAA
- a CDS encoding adenylosuccinate synthase, which yields SELKEYDDLPTQIKKYILFLEEYLKLSINFVSLGPDRDQTLIKSGFSKFSTNLI from the coding sequence TGAGTGAATTAAAAGAATATGATGATCTGCCAACTCAAATAAAGAAATATATTTTATTTTTAGAAGAATATTTAAAATTATCTATTAATTTTGTATCTTTAGGTCCTGATAGAGATCAAACATTAATTAAATCCGGTTTCTCTAAATTCAGTACAAATTTAATTTAA
- a CDS encoding transcriptional regulator — MDIKPIKTENDYQNALAKLDAIFDAPIGTPESDEADVLGLLIDEYEKVNYPIDAPDPIEAIKIRMEEMQLKQVDLIPEIGGKSHVSEVLNRKRKLTVDMIRKLTERLNLSPTILIKDYHFSLY, encoded by the coding sequence ATGGATATAAAACCCATTAAAACAGAAAACGACTATCAAAATGCTTTAGCTAAACTAGATGCTATTTTTGATGCTCCTATTGGAACTCCTGAAAGTGACGAAGCTGACGTACTTGGTTTACTAATTGACGAATATGAAAAGGTTAATTATCCAATAGATGCTCCAGACCCAATTGAAGCAATTAAAATTAGAATGGAAGAAATGCAATTAAAACAAGTTGATTTGATTCCTGAAATTGGCGGAAAAAGCCATGTTTCTGAAGTTCTAAACAGAAAAAGAAAACTGACTGTTGATATGATTAGAAAGTTGACGGAAAGGCTTAATCTTTCTCCAACTATTTTAATTAAGGACTATCATTTTTCTCTTTATTAA
- a CDS encoding type II toxin-antitoxin system HigB family toxin: MKRIFAKSTLRTFWENHADSEQYLKTWYDTAMNSNWKVPNDVKKIYANASILRNSRIVFNIKGNSYRLIVKFNFEKQWAFIRFIGTHSQYDKVDANNI, translated from the coding sequence ATGAAAAGAATATTTGCAAAAAGTACATTAAGAACGTTTTGGGAAAACCATGCAGATTCAGAACAGTACTTGAAAACATGGTACGATACTGCTATGAATTCTAACTGGAAAGTACCCAATGACGTGAAAAAAATTTATGCGAATGCTAGTATTTTGAGAAATAGCCGAATTGTGTTTAACATAAAAGGTAATTCATACCGTTTGATTGTTAAATTCAATTTTGAGAAACAATGGGCATTTATCAGATTTATTGGCACTCATTCTCAATATGACAAAGTAGATGCAAATAATATTTAA
- a CDS encoding DUF1566 domain-containing protein: protein MKKLTITFVTTLICIIFLNLCLPRFLGGNLCFAQAPQSFKYQAVARDISGNILANQAVGFQISILKTTATGIAVYIETHTDTTNQFGLVNLEIGKGTVTTGDFTTIDWANDDYFIQVKMDATGGATYAMMGTSQLLSVPYALHAKTAEIVTETDPVFGSSVAGGITVADTANWNAHTVDTDTHLDSTGVAALGFVAGAHVDSTAIANMGFIAGGASSSFYLGQDTLGGIIYNLYIGSDGLQHGLIVNKTESTAVWQATGTTTNAIRSWDGVFNTDSMTSSAAATYVNGLTSGGFTDWYLPSIDELSLLWHNRFYANKALNTGGFTLLSNTANYWSSTEFNTTNAIHFGFFNGNATLNSKTSTLSVRAVRAF, encoded by the coding sequence ATGAAAAAATTAACTATAACATTCGTAACTACACTTATCTGTATAATCTTTTTAAATCTGTGCCTGCCCCGATTTCTCGGTGGTAATCTATGTTTCGCGCAAGCACCGCAATCTTTTAAATACCAAGCCGTAGCAAGAGATATTAGTGGTAACATTTTGGCTAATCAGGCAGTCGGTTTTCAAATCAGCATTTTAAAAACTACTGCAACAGGCATAGCAGTATATATTGAAACACACACTGATACCACCAACCAATTTGGATTGGTGAACTTGGAAATTGGCAAAGGTACAGTTACAACTGGCGATTTTACAACGATTGATTGGGCAAACGATGATTACTTTATACAAGTAAAAATGGACGCTACTGGTGGGGCCACTTATGCTATGATGGGAACTTCCCAACTGCTTTCGGTGCCTTATGCGCTTCATGCAAAAACAGCAGAAATTGTTACAGAAACCGACCCAGTATTTGGCTCATCAGTAGCAGGTGGTATTACTGTAGCAGATACAGCCAATTGGAATGCACACACAGTTGATACCGATACACATTTAGATTCTACTGGAGTAGCTGCTTTAGGTTTTGTAGCTGGAGCACATGTAGACTCTACAGCAATAGCGAATATGGGTTTTATTGCTGGAGGCGCTTCAAGCTCATTTTACTTAGGACAAGATACCCTTGGCGGTATTATTTACAACCTGTACATTGGTAGTGATGGGCTGCAACACGGTTTAATTGTGAACAAAACAGAAAGCACGGCAGTATGGCAAGCAACAGGAACAACCACTAATGCTATACGTAGTTGGGATGGTGTTTTTAATACAGATTCAATGACAAGTAGTGCCGCAGCAACGTATGTAAATGGGTTAACAAGTGGTGGCTTTACCGATTGGTACTTACCAAGCATTGATGAGTTAAGTTTACTATGGCACAACCGTTTTTATGCCAACAAAGCATTAAATACTGGTGGCTTTACTTTACTCTCAAATACAGCTAACTATTGGAGTAGTACGGAGTTTAATACGACCAATGCGATCCACTTCGGTTTCTTCAATGGAAACGCGACCCTCAACTCTAAGACTAGTACCTTGTCAGTTCGTGCGGTTAGGGCTTTTTAA
- a CDS encoding sodium:solute symporter, which translates to MSTLDWSILLGTLGFIVIYGAWKTRESKNIESYLLGGREMKWGTIGLSVMATQASAITFISTPGQAYESGMGFVQNYFGLPLALIIVSAVFIPIYYKLKVFTAYEYLETRFGLNSRLFTAFLFLLQRGLAAGITIYAPAIILSTALGWNLSLTILLVGILVIIYTVSGGTKAVSLTQKWQMAIIMIGMFVAFFMIIYKLPEYVSFGDAVRVAGIMGKLEVVNFSFDLNERYTFWSGITGGLFLALSYFGTDQSQVQRYLGGLSIRESRLGLMFNALLKVPMQFFILFTGVMVFIFFQFEKHPVLFNTSVTQKIYNTVYADDFKQIESAHYAAFEIKQHAVRAVIDNFDNNHQAALKESVNELIKADEQSKLIRDKAKALIDKSVPEHKSKDSDYVFLTFIMNYLPVGIIGLLLAVIFSAAMSSTSGELNALASTTIIDFYKRLIKTNGSEKHYLVVSKLLTAVWGMIAISFALFAHLVENLIEAVNILGSIFYGTILGVFLVAFFIKQVKGNATFYSAVLTQVIVIILYIYYEDVVAYLWFNVIGCGLVIIFALAFQYFHRKDAKK; encoded by the coding sequence ATGAGCACACTTGATTGGAGCATTCTTTTGGGAACACTCGGGTTTATTGTAATATATGGCGCCTGGAAAACCCGGGAAAGCAAAAATATTGAAAGCTATCTGCTCGGTGGAAGAGAAATGAAGTGGGGCACCATTGGTCTTTCAGTAATGGCCACACAAGCAAGCGCCATCACCTTTATTTCCACACCCGGACAAGCGTACGAATCAGGGATGGGGTTTGTACAAAACTATTTTGGTTTGCCTTTAGCGCTGATTATCGTTTCAGCCGTATTTATTCCTATATACTACAAACTAAAGGTCTTCACAGCTTATGAATATCTTGAAACCAGGTTTGGACTAAACAGCCGGCTGTTTACGGCATTTTTATTTCTTCTGCAAAGGGGCCTTGCTGCCGGAATAACTATTTACGCACCAGCTATCATTTTATCCACAGCGCTGGGATGGAACTTATCGCTGACAATCCTATTGGTTGGAATTCTTGTAATTATTTACACCGTTTCCGGTGGTACTAAGGCGGTAAGCCTTACTCAGAAATGGCAAATGGCGATTATCATGATTGGAATGTTTGTAGCGTTTTTCATGATAATTTATAAACTTCCGGAATATGTTTCATTTGGAGATGCTGTAAGAGTAGCAGGAATAATGGGCAAACTCGAAGTAGTAAACTTTTCATTTGACCTCAATGAACGATATACTTTCTGGTCAGGAATTACCGGTGGACTTTTTCTTGCATTATCCTATTTCGGGACAGACCAATCCCAGGTGCAACGCTACCTGGGAGGCCTGTCTATCAGAGAGAGCAGGCTGGGCCTGATGTTCAACGCATTGCTAAAAGTTCCTATGCAGTTTTTTATACTTTTTACAGGCGTAATGGTATTTATATTTTTTCAGTTCGAAAAGCATCCGGTATTATTTAATACTTCCGTTACGCAAAAGATATATAATACCGTGTATGCTGACGACTTCAAGCAAATTGAGTCAGCACATTATGCGGCTTTTGAAATAAAACAACATGCAGTTAGGGCGGTTATTGATAATTTCGACAACAATCATCAGGCAGCGTTAAAAGAATCAGTAAATGAATTAATAAAAGCTGATGAACAATCGAAGTTGATCAGAGATAAAGCAAAAGCGCTGATCGACAAATCTGTTCCGGAGCACAAATCGAAAGATTCTGACTACGTATTTCTGACGTTCATCATGAATTATCTGCCGGTTGGGATCATCGGGTTGCTGCTTGCAGTGATTTTCTCCGCAGCCATGTCTTCTACTTCGGGAGAATTAAATGCCCTTGCCTCTACCACTATCATTGACTTTTATAAAAGACTGATCAAAACGAATGGCAGTGAAAAGCACTACCTGGTAGTTTCAAAACTGCTAACAGCAGTTTGGGGAATGATTGCCATCAGCTTTGCTCTTTTTGCTCATTTGGTAGAAAATCTTATTGAGGCTGTCAATATCCTGGGATCTATCTTTTACGGAACCATACTTGGCGTTTTCCTGGTGGCATTTTTTATTAAACAGGTAAAAGGGAATGCAACTTTTTATTCCGCTGTTTTAACCCAGGTCATTGTAATTATACTCTATATTTATTATGAAGACGTTGTGGCCTATTTGTGGTTCAACGTAATTGGTTGCGGGCTGGTGATCATATTCGCCCTGGCTTTTCAATATTTTCACCGCAAAGATGCAAAGAAATGA